One window of Chryseobacterium sp. JJR-5R genomic DNA carries:
- a CDS encoding putative DNA modification/repair radical SAM protein, whose product MNFDRLKEKLEILADAAKYDVSCSSSGGTRKSKKGALGDSSASGICHTYTEDGRCVSLLKILLTNHCIYDCAYCVSRSSNDIKRAAFTVEEVVDVTINFYRRNYIEGLFLSSGIFKNADTTMERLVRVAKKLRLEENFNGYIHLKSIPGASDELMQEAALYADRLSINIEIPTESGLKLLAPEKNRQDMLNPMKYIQNGIAQYKDEKKIFRKVPKFAPAGQSTQMIVGATNENDLQIIKVADHFYKNFNLKRVYYSGYVPVLEDKRLPSLTTEVPMLRENRLYQSDWLMRFYGFKAEEILDPNMPFLDLEVDPKMSWALRHLDQFPVNLQTADYQMILRIPGIGVKTAKKIVGARRFQVLTMDHLTKLGAAVNRAKYFIDFNAGNAYLRYLTDKNFRKLIIGGSSSKFHNQFSQQLTLF is encoded by the coding sequence ATGAATTTTGACCGCCTCAAAGAAAAACTCGAAATCCTTGCTGATGCAGCGAAATATGATGTTTCCTGCTCATCCAGCGGAGGCACGAGAAAAAGTAAAAAAGGCGCATTGGGAGACAGTTCTGCAAGCGGAATCTGTCATACCTACACGGAAGACGGGCGGTGTGTCTCGCTTCTCAAAATCCTGTTGACCAACCACTGTATTTATGACTGTGCCTATTGTGTTTCAAGAAGTTCGAATGATATCAAGAGAGCAGCGTTTACGGTGGAAGAGGTAGTTGATGTAACCATTAATTTTTACCGCAGAAATTATATCGAAGGCCTGTTTTTAAGCTCAGGGATTTTTAAAAATGCCGATACCACGATGGAACGCCTGGTAAGAGTGGCAAAAAAACTACGGCTGGAAGAAAACTTCAACGGATATATCCATTTAAAATCAATTCCGGGTGCCAGCGATGAACTGATGCAGGAAGCAGCGCTGTATGCAGACAGGCTGTCAATCAACATTGAAATCCCTACGGAAAGCGGACTGAAACTTCTGGCTCCTGAAAAAAACCGACAGGACATGCTCAATCCCATGAAATATATCCAGAACGGGATTGCCCAATACAAGGATGAAAAGAAAATTTTCAGGAAAGTCCCGAAATTTGCTCCGGCAGGACAGTCTACCCAGATGATCGTAGGTGCCACCAATGAAAATGATTTACAGATAATAAAAGTTGCTGATCATTTCTATAAAAATTTCAATTTAAAAAGAGTTTATTATTCCGGTTATGTTCCTGTTCTGGAAGATAAGAGGCTGCCTTCATTAACAACTGAAGTCCCGATGCTCCGTGAAAACAGGCTATACCAGTCAGACTGGCTGATGAGGTTTTACGGTTTTAAAGCAGAAGAAATCCTTGATCCGAATATGCCGTTCCTTGACCTGGAAGTGGATCCTAAAATGAGCTGGGCTTTAAGGCACCTTGACCAGTTCCCTGTTAATCTGCAGACGGCAGACTACCAGATGATTTTAAGAATTCCGGGTATTGGTGTGAAAACAGCCAAAAAGATTGTCGGCGCAAGACGTTTCCAGGTACTCACCATGGATCATCTGACAAAATTAGGAGCTGCAGTAAACCGGGCCAAATATTTTATTGACTTTAATGCAGGCAACGCTTACCTGAGGTATTTAACGGATAAAAATTTCAGAAAACTGATCATCGGGGGAAGCTCTTCCAAATTCCATAACCAGTTTTCCCAGCAGCTCACCTTATTTTAA
- a CDS encoding DUF4846 domain-containing protein produces MKRIIWVVIFIAVVSCNGDKIPSKSHIENKSSETSGPQDIIQINKDKNTIRERFSPPEGYKWVEEKPGSFGYFIENFKLKPYGSRILKYDGTPITVQHLHEAVFDIDTGTKDLQQCADAVIRLRAEYLWAAGESDKVIFHFTSGDPVSWNDYKSGKRAFVNGNSVSFRKTSGFDDSYENFRNYLDLIFNYAGTISLNKETKPVIKNTDLKTGDLLITPGSPGHVVFISGVCRNQKGERLFLLSEGFTPAQSVHVVSNPFNRGISPWYNLDVDRPETKTARYIFKPANFRQF; encoded by the coding sequence ATGAAAAGAATTATTTGGGTAGTGATTTTTATTGCTGTCGTAAGCTGCAACGGTGACAAAATCCCATCAAAATCCCATATTGAAAATAAAAGTTCCGAGACTTCCGGTCCACAGGATATAATTCAGATTAACAAAGATAAAAATACCATCCGGGAAAGATTTTCTCCTCCTGAAGGCTATAAATGGGTGGAAGAAAAGCCAGGTTCTTTCGGCTATTTTATTGAGAACTTTAAGCTGAAACCGTATGGGAGCCGGATTTTAAAATATGACGGAACTCCGATTACTGTCCAGCATCTCCATGAAGCTGTTTTCGATATTGATACCGGAACGAAGGACCTGCAGCAGTGTGCCGATGCCGTGATCCGCCTGAGAGCAGAATATTTGTGGGCAGCCGGGGAATCTGATAAGGTCATCTTTCATTTTACCAGCGGTGACCCGGTTTCATGGAATGATTATAAAAGCGGGAAAAGGGCTTTTGTAAATGGCAACTCTGTTAGTTTCAGGAAAACATCCGGATTTGATGATTCATATGAAAATTTCAGGAATTATCTGGATCTGATTTTTAATTATGCAGGAACCATTTCATTGAACAAAGAAACAAAACCGGTTATTAAAAACACTGACCTTAAAACGGGAGACCTCCTGATTACACCGGGAAGTCCGGGACATGTGGTCTTTATTTCAGGCGTATGCCGCAATCAAAAAGGGGAAAGGCTCTTTTTACTGAGTGAAGGCTTTACCCCTGCACAATCCGTGCATGTTGTTTCCAATCCTTTCAACCGGGGAATTTCACCGTGGTATAATCTGGATGTTGACCGTCCGGAGACCAAAACGGCAAGATACATTTTCAAACCTGCCAATTTTAGGCAGTTTTAA
- the pfkA gene encoding 6-phosphofructokinase, producing the protein MKESAVKKIAVLTSGGDSPGMNAALRAVVRTANYYHVECYGVREGYNGLINGDFLKMGPRSVKNIINQGGTILKSARSMEFKTAEGRKKAYDNCVALGIDGLVCIGGDGTFTGAKIFNEEFGIRVIGVPGTIDNDIFGTDNTIGYDTALNTAMEAIDKIRDTATSHNRVFFVEVMGRDAGFIALNSGLAAGALDILIPERKDSIDELFANFRNAEKTGKASSIVVVAEGEKLANIYELAEKTKKEFPDYDIRVAILGHIQRGGSPSCADRVLASRLGYGAVTGLMEGQTNVMAGMRSNDLVYTPIEEAIKKHNEINKDLLLISEILAI; encoded by the coding sequence ATGAAAGAAAGTGCTGTAAAAAAAATTGCGGTTCTTACCTCAGGAGGCGATTCTCCGGGTATGAATGCAGCATTAAGAGCGGTCGTAAGAACCGCCAATTATTATCATGTTGAATGTTACGGAGTACGTGAAGGCTATAACGGCCTTATCAACGGTGATTTCCTGAAAATGGGTCCCCGTTCCGTAAAAAATATAATCAACCAGGGCGGAACGATTCTGAAATCTGCCAGATCCATGGAGTTTAAAACTGCAGAAGGCAGGAAGAAAGCTTATGACAATTGTGTAGCGCTCGGTATTGACGGACTGGTCTGTATCGGCGGAGACGGGACATTTACAGGAGCCAAAATCTTTAACGAGGAATTCGGAATCCGGGTTATCGGCGTTCCGGGGACTATCGATAATGATATTTTCGGGACTGACAATACCATCGGCTATGACACGGCACTGAATACGGCCATGGAAGCCATTGACAAGATCCGTGATACAGCTACTTCGCATAACCGGGTTTTCTTTGTGGAAGTAATGGGCCGTGATGCAGGGTTTATCGCTTTAAACAGCGGATTGGCAGCCGGAGCTTTGGACATTTTGATCCCGGAAAGGAAAGACAGTATTGATGAACTGTTCGCCAATTTCAGGAATGCGGAAAAGACCGGAAAAGCATCAAGCATTGTTGTAGTAGCTGAAGGTGAAAAATTAGCCAACATCTACGAACTGGCAGAAAAAACAAAAAAGGAATTCCCGGATTATGACATCCGCGTGGCAATTCTGGGCCATATCCAGAGAGGCGGTTCCCCAAGCTGCGCAGACCGGGTGCTGGCGAGCAGGCTAGGCTACGGCGCAGTAACCGGATTAATGGAAGGACAAACCAATGTAATGGCCGGCATGCGATCCAACGACCTGGTTTATACACCGATTGAGGAAGCCATTAAAAAACACAACGAAATCAACAAGGATCTTTTGCTGATTTCGGAAATTTTAGCAATCTAA
- a CDS encoding TIGR03915 family putative DNA repair protein — translation MTTLLYDGSFDGLFTAVFEVFEYRYKEAEIISRERFHQENIFAEIHDVITQNDKSERVLNKLEQNIGKSGIHELLKVYLSEEPDSEQLILSTVQQSVKHPDKNILQNYADSDILKISKICKSVNRERHRMTAFVRFEKMQDEVFFAKIDPDFNVLPLIRKHFKDRYQDQKWMIYDLKRNYGILYDLETCDFFYPDEKLDLNKYQQKFHDEETQYQTLWQRYFTKTNIVERKNLKLHIQHVPRRYWKYLTEKW, via the coding sequence ATGACCACCCTACTCTATGACGGAAGCTTCGACGGACTTTTCACTGCGGTATTCGAAGTTTTTGAATACCGTTATAAAGAGGCGGAAATTATCAGCAGGGAACGCTTCCACCAGGAAAATATTTTTGCAGAAATACATGATGTGATTACGCAGAATGATAAATCCGAACGCGTATTGAATAAACTGGAACAGAACATCGGCAAATCCGGGATTCATGAACTGCTGAAAGTGTATTTATCGGAAGAACCGGATTCAGAGCAGCTTATTTTATCGACAGTACAGCAATCAGTCAAACATCCGGATAAAAATATCCTACAGAATTATGCCGACAGTGATATTTTAAAAATTTCCAAGATCTGCAAATCCGTAAACCGGGAACGGCACCGGATGACCGCTTTTGTAAGGTTTGAAAAAATGCAGGATGAAGTTTTCTTTGCAAAGATCGATCCCGATTTCAATGTACTCCCTCTGATCCGGAAGCATTTCAAAGACCGTTACCAGGACCAGAAATGGATGATTTATGACCTTAAAAGAAACTATGGAATTCTTTATGACCTGGAAACCTGCGATTTCTTTTATCCGGACGAAAAATTAGACTTAAACAAGTATCAGCAAAAGTTCCATGATGAAGAAACGCAATATCAGACGCTCTGGCAGCGCTATTTTACGAAAACCAATATTGTGGAAAGGAAAAACCTGAAACTGCATATCCAGCATGTGCCGAGAAGGTACTGGAAGTATCTGACAGAGAAATGGTAG